A stretch of Methylogaea oryzae DNA encodes these proteins:
- a CDS encoding methylthioribulose 1-phosphate dehydratase, producing the protein MQTDEIRLRAAELIDAGRYIHGRGWVPATSGNFSARLSDGRIAITVSGRHKGHLTSDDIMLVDEEGRSLDGKKPSAETLLHTSLYRRYPAVNAVLHPHSPGSVLASRLFQDEIVLEDHELLKALPGIDTHESRVAVPIFPNDQNINRLALRVDEYLELHGDSHGYIIAGHGFYTWGASVADALRHLEALEFLFDLEIRLHGVKKP; encoded by the coding sequence GTGCAGACCGACGAAATTCGCTTACGCGCCGCCGAGTTGATCGACGCCGGCCGTTATATTCACGGCCGTGGCTGGGTGCCGGCCACCAGCGGCAATTTTTCCGCCCGTTTGAGCGACGGACGTATCGCCATCACCGTGTCCGGTCGGCACAAAGGGCATTTGACGTCGGACGACATCATGCTGGTGGACGAGGAAGGGCGCTCCCTGGACGGCAAGAAACCGTCCGCGGAAACCTTGCTGCATACCTCGCTGTATCGGCGCTATCCCGCCGTGAACGCGGTGCTGCATCCCCATTCGCCCGGCTCGGTATTGGCTTCCCGCTTGTTTCAAGACGAAATCGTGTTGGAGGACCATGAGCTGTTGAAGGCTTTGCCGGGAATCGATACCCACGAATCGCGCGTGGCGGTGCCTATTTTTCCCAACGACCAGAATATCAACCGCTTGGCGTTGCGGGTGGACGAGTATCTGGAACTGCATGGCGATAGCCACGGTTACATTATCGCCGGACACGGCTTTTATACCTGGGGCGCTTCGGTGGCGGACGCCTTGCGTCACCTGGAAGCGCTGGAGTTTTTGTTCGATCTCGAGATTCGCCTGCACGGAGTGAAAAAGCCATGA